Below is a window of Rhea pennata isolate bPtePen1 chromosome 2, bPtePen1.pri, whole genome shotgun sequence DNA.
tttgtatcatCTAAATTTACATTTCAGTCCCTTAGAATATAATACATAATTTATATAGCATTTTTATACTTATATACAGTTCTTCTTGTGAAACTTGCTTGAAAATATCTTAATTTCTTCAACTTGATTTTAGGTAAATTTAACATCTGTCTTATTTCAGACAGTTATAGTTAATAAGGCTGACTCTTCTGTCTAATTTTTCctgataatttttaaataacttaaaatgCTAGCACTTTCACCAATCATTTTGTTAAATATTGGTTTCATATTTTACAACTTGTAGGCCTCCAATAGTCAAGCTTCGCCACAATCTGCTACTACACCAAGGATGGAAAGTACGACAGGAACCACACTTGCTACCTCTTCTAGAACTCCTCCATCACTCAGTCTTCAGGGTCCCTTGTGTCCTCCTGTGTGTCCTCCAGCTCCATTAGAGGAATTATCTCCAGACAGCATTGATGCTCATACATTTGATTTTGAAACTATTGCCCATCCAAACTTGGAGCAAGCTCTTAAGCAAGGATCATTAGACTTGGATTCATTGGCAGAAAGTCCAGAATCTGATTTTATGTCAGCAGTGAATGAATTTGTAATAGAGGAAAATCCAGCATCTCCTAATATAATAAGTGATCCACAAAGTCCAGAAATGATGGTAGAATCTCTTTATTCTTCAGTTATCAATGCAATAGATAGTAGACGAATGCAAGATACAAGTTCTTGTGTAAAGGACgtttcagcagaaaaggcaCCTCTAAGTGTTTGCATGGAGAAGTGTAAGATTATTGCTCAAGATtcaaaagtacatttaaaaggTATAAAAGATGATCTATGCCACTTTAGAACGCTTGTACAAAAAGAACAGTGTGACTTTTctaattctttaaaatgcacTTCATTAGAAATAGTAAATGTTATTGAGAAGGTAAAACTTTCACTTGAAGAAACACTAAAAGATAAGCATCAAAAAGAATTACAATCTTTGAAAAgtgaatatgaaatgaaaatgaataaattactGGAGGAtggtgaagaaaacaaaaaaaagattaaaaagttaaaaagtgatttattaGGCCTTGAAGAAgttattcagaataaaaataatgaatttgccatagtgaaaaatgaaaaagaagctgtTATTTGCCTTCAGAACgaaaaagatcagaaattaCTTGAATTGGAATGCCAAATGAAGACACAAAATTGTGAAATTAAAGAACTTAGGCAGTCACGTGAAATAGTACTTGAAGACTTGAAGAAACTTCATgttgaaaatgatgaaaaactACAACTTTTGAGAGCAGAACTCCAGATTTTAGAGCAAAGCCAtttaaaagaactggaaaataacCTGCAAGCCAGGCATTTACAGGAATTTGAGAAGGTAATAGCCGAGCATAAGGATTGtttagataaattaaaaaaagagaaccAACACAGACTTGAACAAATGCAGGAATCTCATGCAGCAGTTGTCCAAGAGAAACAACAACAGGTAGAAGAGCTAAAACTCAAAGTTTCAGATTTGTCTGATTTGAGGTGCAAATTAGAAGTTGAACTTGCACTGAAAGAGGCAGAAACTGATGAAATGAGGCTGCttttggaagaaagcagaacCCAGCAACAAGAGACCTTAAAATCGCTGATTGATAAGGAAACAGAAAGCTTAAGAAAGGAGATAGATAAATTAAACAATGTAATACAAGTTAATAATGATGAATATCAAGTGGGCTTATCAGAACTAAGAACTCTAATGACAATTGAAAAAGATCAGTGCATTTCTGAACTAGTGGACAGACATGAAGAAGAGTCAAAATTGCTTAGAActgaaataagcaaaataacatttttgcatcaaaaaacttctgaagcagaaaaaagacTTTCAGAGCAAATAACGGAACTACAAAGTAAGTTAGAGTTGGAAGTGGTTTCCCTAGAAAaggcaagaacagaaaaagtggctctctgtgagcagcaggaaaaatacGAAGCTATTATCCATAAGcttgaggaagagaaagaacttTTAGTATCTAACCAAGAACAAGACAGGCAGTTTCTCATTCAGAAGCTCAATTGTGAAAAAGAGGATGCAGTACAATCTGCTTGTAAAGAGTTTCAATTACAGAGAGAAGCTGCTGAAAAAGggcttttggaaaaaatacaacaacTTGAGATGCAAGTAAATCAGAGGTACTGTAAGAATTAAGTTGCTGTGTTTTCATAGTAATCTAAAAATGATTAATCTGGTATATTCATGTTACAATATGTAGTAAGTAAAATCTCTGTATTTGTAATAGCACttacctgttttgtttttttatatgtttCAAGCTATTTCGCTTTTATAGGTAGTGATATTTCTGTGTCAACATTTAATCTCCAAGATCGTAAACATTTTACACAATATTGCTTTGGATACTAATAAAGGTTTTCTAGAATTTTGGTCTTGTAATATTACACTTGggcaaaattgttttaaagaacATCCTAACATCATCCTCTTTCTTTGttcatttaacatttaaaatgttacatttttccaTTCTAAAAAGCAAATCAATTTTTTTCCGTGCCATAAAAGCACAGAATTACTTCTCCCTACTTCTCATATCTTACCTATTATGAACTAATGTTCATAATACCTATCAGCAGAGTAATTATGGTACTGTAAAATAGACATACTAGAAATGACTGTTCTGCTGTGTGTTTGACTACTGCGTAAACAATATTCTAGCTTGAAATGCCTGAACTTGTCATTACTATTCTTGTAGCATTTGGAAATGCCAAGGATAGATCTTGTTTGTACAACACAttaataaagcattttgttCTAGGTATTACAATTTGCTAAATGCATGAGataagaaaaaagcaatacagATGACCATAAAAGCGGAATAGTGCAGAGCATGAATGCAGATGTAAACCAGCACTTTAAACATTACGctgatatttaaaagaaaaagaaaaaagaaaaaaagaaagaaaacaggagggaaaaattacacagaatccaacacatgcacacacttcACTTCTGTAGTGCAAGGAAGTTGATATTTCAACTTCAGTCATGTGACAATTTTGATATTCTGACATACTTACATGATGTTATATAAGTGTCTGATGTAATTTTGCCTGTTagtatatgaaaaaatactttaagttTTTAGAGTCAATGATTGGAATATAGTGAAATTAAGACATTTTTGGTCTTAACAAAATATCCACTTCTGTATTTAACAAAATAGGGTGAAAtagggagggaaaaataaatcactcccagttttgttttccttttgttcatATTTATTCACTGCTCTTTAGAAGCTTTACATTTTTGACATAGAAGAAAAAGGTATAGCTATCTActcagacttttaaaatttgattttctacATCTAAGTTTGAATAACTTCTGAACTGGATAAAAACAGATAATTAAGCTATCTACTTTGGTCTGAGGAAGTGTTGAGTTCTATCAGATAATTTTCATAATGtgacattaaaatatatgtttgttTCCCTCCTAAGGCATATTTTTTCTAGGATAAAGTAGTGATgtgttttatacttttttttaatctgagtcTTAGTATTTCAGAATTGGCTATCTGTTTGGTTTTTATGTTCTTAAAACTCCAAGCTGTTAGTAGCTACAATTGACTTGTTATCCTCCCTCAGTTGTTCTTTAGCAATTGATTTGTAATGATacagaaaacttttatttaacGTGTGTCTACATGCTAGATAAATGCTCTTTTCTAAAGAGCAATGTTATACTAGCCTTCTGGAAGCCATTGATAGGAAGATAAATGGTTACCTTTGAATTGAGTGTTGTACTGGAATCGTGAATCTGATTTTTGAACTTACATGAAATCTAACAAAAGCTTTTAGAAGCTACCAAGTCTGAACAAAACCATTTGTGACCCATTTACTGATACATGACGAATAACGTGTTTTGGTTATAAGGTGCCTGGAATTGAAATCATTGTgaataagaaagagaataaaactgcagaacatttttaactttcttaatCTTTCTTCTGTATGTAGTATGTTCAATCCTCCacaaaattaactgaaaaatactttttttgtaatgatttttcTCTATTAAGCAGTTCCTGTTTTGCTGgttagttaaaatatttgtaacacTTTCAAGAATGTTGTAAGCAGGTTAGGAATCTTGACTGCACTGTGAACTGAATTATTACCTTGGTTTATTCCAGCGTTGGTATTGTCCAGCCATTTCTATCAGACCACAGTCAGTGATGAAGCTTCTCCGCAGTTcatgtgtgtgcacactctTCTCTGTCATAGCTAGGCTTAATTTATTAATTGGAATTTATTTGAGCACAAAATGCTTTCTCAGTGATATTTAAAGGTACGCCTTGGATTCTCAGGTCTTGTTTCATTCtctgctcattttcttcctaatttctGGAATCTCAAAGCTTGTTTTGCAAGTCAGTGCACTTCAGTCTGCCCTCAaggattttgtatttgttttttctcacaggCTTTTTGAGTACCCAATACCTGATGTAGCTAAGAGGTTTAAAAACTAGTAGTATACGTTGGAGTCCTTTacagaagaatatatttttgcaggGTATTGTTTTGCAACCAGTTAGCAGCCCAGTAAGGCCACTTGCAAGCAAATGATAACCACCTTGGTTTAGTGCAGCTAACAGGCTTGGGATTAGGCTAATTATATTAGTTTAGTGTTCGGACAATCTGGAGTTATGCAAGAGTGAATTTTTAGTACTCGCAAAGTAATGTACAGGCATACCTTTATTTGTGCTTTGGTAAATCTATTCTTGACTCTGTTAAATTATTGGGGAGGACTGATGGGAGAAACAGGCAAGTATGTTCTGGGTTGTATGATAAAGCAAAGAATCTATAGAAATAGCCTGAACTGGTATTTTCAAGGATCACCAAACTCCTATCCAATGTGAAGTTATAACTATCAAAGTCTTACATTCTAAGCCTCCTccaaatttcttctttcatattcTCAATGCTGATTATTTTTCACCATCTCTGAAGTTCTGTAGTCCTTAATGTTAACAGATAAACGTTGCTTTatgaagcaataaaaaaatcctgGAGCATTTTTAGCATTAGGAATTGTACGTCTAGGTGTTGGTGTCTTGACACATAATGTTTTGATTTGGCACAATCCACCTAATATTGTGAGGTGGTATCTCAAGTGGTACCTTCAATCTGCTGGAGAAATCTATTGACTCTTACATACATAGATGGAGAGTTAGgttttgagggcttttttttatatatatataaaatttctaGTGTAGAGAAacaatagaaaattaaaatatggcAGGCTTTAACAAAAATTACGCAACAAAGGAATTTCTCTCTCCTAGTGTTCCATAATGATGGTTCTTGGTGACCCAAGCCAAAATATAGGAGGATAGTGCTTTGGGTTCAGCAATAGAAAACATTTGGCTGATGCAAAATTGTCTTTTTCAAGAACCCTTGATGATTGTTATCTTTGCTGCCTCAGGGGCTGTTgatctttccctttctttatgATAGTTATGACTGTTCTTCAGATTCTGCAGCTCAGTCTTAAGTTTTCCCATCAGGATTCATTGCCATCAGATTTACTGCTGAATTGCTTAAGCATGAGAGTTCTGCAGGCTTGCATTTAGACACACTAAGAATCTACAGGGAGTTGACCTGTTCTTTTTGTCACAAACAAGTGTGATCCCCATTATTAAAATGTAGAATTGAAGATTGACAATAACTTAATTGCAATATAGTATTAATTAAATAGTCcagaaaaatagctgaaaattaacttttgagtttatatatttatgtataatGAGACTGTTTACTGCAAATTTAAAGCCTCgacattttcttttaagtccTCCTACTGTATCATCTACTGAATCAAGCTTGGTTGCTGAACTTCAAGAAAagcttcaagaagaaaaaatgaagttcttgGTGCAACTTgaagaacaagagaaaaggaaaaatgaagaaatgcaaaacattaGAACATCACTAACTGCAGAACAGCaggcaaagctttttttttttttgattatttctgcTCCCATAACAATGATGTGCTGTTTTAAAGTTGCATGCTTGCGTTTGTTAAGTAATGCTTCTACTTACTGAATTTACATTATTATCTGGAGCTAACACAAACATTAATAGAATCCAAGACctataaaaatcttaaatgtgTGTGAATGGTGCAGTCtaaatgaatttttcagtggtgctttgcttttgtttgtgttATTAAGCTAgtgtttatgtgtgtatatatatgtgtgtgtgtatatatatatatgtatatattttttactgaaCTCCAGAAATATATTAGTTAAGTGTGATTTGAGTTAAtgatttgtatttctgaataaCATAAACCAAATTTGTTGCAATACTGAAATACTTGGAATGCTGCTTAATGACTTTTATTAGCCTGGACGGATGGGAGTTTGAGGTTCAAAGCaaatgctctgttttatttcttaaaaacatgTCTAGGTACCCATCACTTAAGATACTGTATCATAATACACTGGATTAACAGTAATTATATCTCTCTAACGATTCATGTCTTCCTTTCAAACCATCTTGAATCTGAGATTTTGTAAATGAGGGTTCAGTTCTCGAACTAATTCCTTCCAATAACAGTAGCAGCTATTATctacagctttgctttttaacagtaagaaaggatttttatgttttaaacatttctacTTGCTTTAGCTATAGTAAGAATAAAAAGGCAGTATAATAATCAGCGATGTTGGTGGATGACAATACTTGgcacagagaacagaaaactggGCTGTCATAAAggagtatttttgaaaattttgagcTGCAGACATTTATACTGAAGTGGACCTTACAGAGTAAATATATTAGgaacattttatatattattagcTTCTTTCTCATTGGAATCTGCCTTAGtatataatttttcttattatataataatattcTTGAATAGCAGCAGAGCATGGAAAGGAAGATTCAGAGGTATAAATAGCAATTTCCAGTGTAAATGTAGAACCTTCTATTTGTTTCAAAAACTTGTAGCAGTCCATGCTGAAAACTTACTGGACTGGCTTTGACAATGATTTAATGCTTGGGGCATTTAACCTCCCCCTTGATTTAGATTTTGCCTCAGTAAATTTAGAGGTGCTATTGATTCTCTTAGTGAATTATGTTAGTTTTGTTATGTAGGCATTTACCAAAGTCTGCTCTGCAGTATGTAAGATGTGTAGCCTGCCACAAACTTCGCAATTTAAGATTGAAAGATGATAGGCATAGAGCATCTAAAACCAGTCAAGGTCATGAGTGgcttaaaattcatttaaaaaatttttgaatttgtaatttaaaatgcttttttaatagATATCTATTAATTTCCATTATCTCTTCAGTTTGTCTCTTCAGCAGAAGCTTAGGGTTAAATAGGGTAAAGACATAATGGTTAGCAGAGGGAttcaaaaagcagagagatgcATCAAAGTGCAAAAGAATATATTAGTCTTATGTTAAAAGTTACTCAGGCTAATTAGCTTGAATTCCTATATGATTTCTGTATTAATTGTTCAGCAATAAGTTAATGCATGACTTAATTATATCTAATTCAGATATATTCAGATTCTAATATATTGTTCTActgcattaataataatatttttgtttaatgttaCATACTTCGGTGTGGGTGTGTTTTAATATCAGTCTTCGTCCCCATATTAACAGTTTTTAGTATACCACATGCAACTGTGGTATGTTAATTGTAGTATGACCCATTGTATTAAGACACCTTAACCAATAATGAATACTTTTAATGATGATTTCTTTATAATAGTATTACATGTGTATATTGGGGAGGAGGGATGAGGAGAGGGACAGtagggataaaaaaaataaaacacagctgttACAGAGAATCCTCAAAACAAGTATCCAGACCAGATATCTCTACCAAAGTAGCATTTAAACTAGTTTACTTCCTTCCGTACTATTATAAGTAGAAACAGAAATGTACAAAAGAGATtacatatttctgtttcctaaccTATGTGTTTTGTATTCTGTTTATAGCActcatttcttgttttgatagtgttgctttttgttttcagacaaaTTTTAACACCGTTCtggcaagagaaaaaatgaaaaaagaaaacataataaatGACCTTAGTGACAAATTAAAATCACTAAcacaacagcaagaaaaagataAGGGTAAGCAAAGTTGTGAAAAAGTATTCATCTTTTCTAACAGGACAACTTCCTTTAGAGTTGTTCTTGATCCTTGGCActgctgtgtgcttttttttgctgtttttttttttttttttttttaatatttactctTTTCATAGATTTGATTGAAACACTTTCTGAAGATCGAGCTCGCTTACTTGAGGAGAAGAAGAAGCTTGAAGAAGAAGTTAACAAGCTGAGAAGTAGTAATTTTACTCCTTCAGCCTACTTAGCAGCAACCTCAGAAGCTTGTGGAGCCTGTGCACCTGATATTCCCACTGACACAGATAGATTGGTTTCTGACCTTACAGCTGAAGGGAGATTGGACTCCACAATGGAAACCAGCATGATGGCTGTGCAGTAAGTATGGGAcattgcaataaaaatacagaaagcatgCTGTAATTCTTTAGATGTATGTACTATTGAAAGTTTTAAACACACTAatctaatttgtattttaatattctttatcCCTCTGTTCTTgctaaaaatgttcttttacatatgtatgtacaATTACAGTGCCAAAGTCATTGGGAATGCTTTTTAGTGATTTAGAAGTAGCTGAAGTTAGAGGTAACTCTTGGTCCCACAATTATAGGATGAAAACATAAACCTAAGTATATGAAATGTAAATTGAGTGGGAGAAGAGCAGTTGTAATAGTCTAGGATAAGCTAGTTATTGCATGTTATTGGCGTATCTCTTGAACAACGTCTAGCTGTGGGGTGGTGTTTGTTCTCAGCACACCAACCTACTATAGGcacattttctgcctttttttttttttttttccttgttgacTTCCATGGAAATTAAGTCAAGTTCAAAGCCTTGATTCTTGCTTTAGATGTACCTACTAGTGAAAAGATGCCTGGATAGTAAAGTCTCCAGTGCTCCAAGAGAAGGAATTATTTCTCTGCTAaaactttaattctttttgtttccattctctTAACAAATATACAAAGTTATGCTTAAATTCCATACTAAAATGAGCACATGTGCTTTCTGAGAAGAGTAATACAAAATGTATGTGATACACATGCATTAAGTAGGATTTGTTACTGGAAGATACTTAGCTGTTATCCTGCTCAGTGAAGTAGGAGAATCCATTCAGAATAGTATGACTAGtgaattcagaaaagaaatagttgGGAGTTTGTCCAAGGCATTTCAGTTGGAATTTTTTTGCTCTAGAGAAACcagaaaaactagaaaaaactTAAATTCCTTAGTATGCCTATATTTCTGCCGTAGTAGCCTAAGAAAATTGAAATGTCAacatttagttatttttaataatttgagAGCTGTTCTTTACGCTAATATTTTCAACCTTCTGGGAGCAtctcttgtatttctttaatttcattataTTAGGTGTTCTTGTTTTGAGACCCTCTTCTATCATGGTATGTAAGGAAATTTTGGCTTTGAAATGCAAGGTATTTCTAAATACTCGTAATCAtatggaatttttttattttatgcttttatataCTTGCGGTAGTTTTCTAGTAGCTTTTAATCTGTAAACTATATCTGCTTTGTCAGGTTTCTTTTCCTCGCTTAATCCCTGCTAGAGCATTAAGACTTTCTAATTAATCTGATAACTTCATGAGTACTGTAGGCTGGGTCATATTATCCGGCATGTGCAGCAAGCCCACTTTGGAGAAAACATCTTGTAATcttactgagaaaaagaaaaaaacggGGGGAAAAGTTCATAtgcttttatttccctcttaCATCTGAGACTACTTAAAATAGCTGTCTAATTTAGGATTCAGAATTGGCAATCCTGTACAGTGTAACATTTCTGTTAGCTTGAATGAAAGAGGCTTATAATCCCAGCTTAACTCCATTACACCTCTAATATGATTAAAGGGGCCTTTAGCTTCACTTGAAGAAATTGGCTGCATCTTTGACCCACCCACTACCACATGCAAATTCTTGTGTGCcgaaaggaaagcaaaataactGACTGTAGACTCCTGGATACTATGCCTTTACCTAGAATCTTCTTGGAAGATGATTAAGCAATTGCAGCCTCTGTGTTTTCTCACAAAAATAAGTGCAGAGGTGTTAGATATtcttacagttattttaaacaatactTCTCACAACTGATGCTGCCTAACCCAGAGGAGTTTATCCAGTGCACTGAATACCCTTATGGAAGCAAGGATGAAGCACAACAAAAGGATCTGGAGCTGTGTTTTTCATCctagtgttttgaaaatattcgaaaatactgcaaaatatgCAGAAATGGCCCTGTGTAGCTTCATGAACTGTTTGTCATTTGACTGAAATTTGATTGACCTCTTCCAACAAAGGAAATCCGGTAAAAAGGTTCTACCAGAAAAGACCATGCTGATTATTGAATCAAGGTATCTTTCTAtactcttttctccccactgccTCACCCCCAGAGTTTCTATTTCCCTGATCATAATGCCTTTCCTTAGCCAATGTATAATAGAATATTAGGATCCAAAGTACTGTgagctcttttttattttaacaattaaGCTCCTTGTCTTTCTAGCAAATACATGACATTCATCTGTGTgcatgagaataaaaataatttttgaatgtgaagaattattttttaaccaatccatgttctttttttttttagtgaaaatgtCCATatatctgaagaaaagcagcGGATAATGTTGTTAGAAAGAGTGAGTAGTTTATCTGTGAGATTAAGCATTACGATTAAGTACTTTTAAAGGGTAATGTGTTTATGTAGTGCTGTGGTCAGTTGTTACGCACTCTGATGCAGAGTAGTGTCTGCAAGACTTCAAAgacagcttttttcttcttaatcaTTCAAGTCATTCAAAATAATCGTTAATATACTGTGTTTGTACTGGACCTAGTAAAGCccatttttactttattttgtgtttatataGACTTTGTTATAAATAAGTCAGGTCTAATATTTCTTCTTAGTAGTGACAGGTCGTTGATCGTGGGAATTTCTGTAGCAAAAAAGATTGAAGtaaaaaattttgttcttttttttttaactttttaaatcacTTGGTTAGGAAT
It encodes the following:
- the RB1CC1 gene encoding RB1-inducible coiled-coil protein 1 isoform X1, which produces MKLYVFLVNTGTTLTFDTELAVQNVADLKHAIQTKYKIAIQHQVLVVNGGECMAPDRRVCSYSAGTDTNPIFLFNKEMILCERPPAIPKTTFSAENEMELKVEESLMMPAVFHTVASRTQLAVEMYEVAKKLCSFCEGLVHDEHLQHQGWAAIMANLEDCTYSYQKLLFKFENVYSSYLQSIDDIKLKLTHLGSAVSVMAKIPLLECLTRHSYRECLGRVDSSAEHGGAESEEIEDEKSAELVLYSDVSKMNNKSMLASFCKSVEQSALDGTDPENVKEDKESSQNATVRDSETSIELRDDDQPSFNVSLLDWINVQDRPNDVESLVRKCFDSMSRLDPRIIQPFLAECRQTIAKLDNQNMKAIKGLEDRLYALDQMIASCSRLVNEQKELAQGFLANQKRAENLKDPSVLPDLCLSHANQLMIMLTNHRKLLDIKQKCTTAKQELANNLQVRLKWCCFVMLHADQDGEKLQALLRLVTELLERVKVVEALSTVPQMYCLAVVEVVRRKMFIKHYREWAGALIKDGKHLYEAEKAKRETFGKLFRKSFLRNRLFRGLDSWPPSFCTRKPRRFDSELPDISLGDLQFLQSFCPSEVQPLLRVPILCDFEPLHQHVRALHNLVKAAQSLDEMSQTITDLLNEQKASNSQASPQSATTPRMESTTGTTLATSSRTPPSLSLQGPLCPPVCPPAPLEELSPDSIDAHTFDFETIAHPNLEQALKQGSLDLDSLAESPESDFMSAVNEFVIEENPASPNIISDPQSPEMMVESLYSSVINAIDSRRMQDTSSCVKDVSAEKAPLSVCMEKCKIIAQDSKVHLKGIKDDLCHFRTLVQKEQCDFSNSLKCTSLEIVNVIEKVKLSLEETLKDKHQKELQSLKSEYEMKMNKLLEDGEENKKKIKKLKSDLLGLEEVIQNKNNEFAIVKNEKEAVICLQNEKDQKLLELECQMKTQNCEIKELRQSREIVLEDLKKLHVENDEKLQLLRAELQILEQSHLKELENNLQARHLQEFEKVIAEHKDCLDKLKKENQHRLEQMQESHAAVVQEKQQQVEELKLKVSDLSDLRCKLEVELALKEAETDEMRLLLEESRTQQQETLKSLIDKETESLRKEIDKLNNVIQVNNDEYQVGLSELRTLMTIEKDQCISELVDRHEEESKLLRTEISKITFLHQKTSEAEKRLSEQITELQSKLELEVVSLEKARTEKVALCEQQEKYEAIIHKLEEEKELLVSNQEQDRQFLIQKLNCEKEDAVQSACKEFQLQREAAEKGLLEKIQQLEMQVNQSPPTVSSTESSLVAELQEKLQEEKMKFLVQLEEQEKRKNEEMQNIRTSLTAEQQTNFNTVLAREKMKKENIINDLSDKLKSLTQQQEKDKDLIETLSEDRARLLEEKKKLEEEVNKLRSSNFTPSAYLAATSEACGACAPDIPTDTDRLVSDLTAEGRLDSTMETSMMAVHENVHISEEKQRIMLLERTLQLKEEENKRLNQRLMSQSMSSVSSRHSEKIAIRDFQVGDLVLIILDERHDNYVLFTVSPTLYFLHSESLAALDLKPGECASGASRRPWVLGKVMEKEYCQAKKAQNRFKVPLGTKFYRVKAVPWNKKV
- the RB1CC1 gene encoding RB1-inducible coiled-coil protein 1 isoform X2; this encodes MKLYVFLVNTGTTLTFDTELAVQNVADLKHAIQTKYKIAIQHQVLVVNGGECMAPDRRVCSYSAGTDTNPIFLFNKEMILCERPPAIPKTTFSAENEMELKVEESLMMPAVFHTVASRTQLAVEMYEVAKKLCSFCEGLVHDEHLQHQGWAAIMANLEDCTYSYQKLLFKFENVYSSYLQSIDDIKLKLTHLGSAVSVMAKIPLLECLTRHSYRECLGRVDSSAEHGGAESEEIEDEKSAELVLYSDVSKMNNKSMLASFCKSVEQSALDGTDPENVKEDKESSQNATVRDSETSIELRDDDQPSFNVSLLDWINVQDRPNDVESLVRKCFDSMSRLDPRIIQPFLAECRQTIAKLDNQNMKAIKGLEDRLYALDQMIASCSRLVNEQKELAQGFLANQKRAENLKDPSVLPDLCLSHANQLMIMLTNHRKLLDIKQKCTTAKQELANNLQVRLKWCCFVMLHADQDGEKLQALLRLVTELLERVKVVEALSTVPQMYCLAVVEVVRRKMFIKHYREWAGALIKDGKHLYEAEKAKRETFGKLFRKSFLRNRLFRGLDSWPPSFCTRKPRRFDSELPDISLGDLQFLQSFCPSEVQPLLRVPILCDFEPLHQHVRALHNLVKAAQSLDEMSQTITDLLNEQKASNSQASPQSATTPRMESTTGTTLATSSRTPPSLSLQGPLCPPVCPPAPLEELSPDSIDAHTFDFETIAHPNLEQALKQGSLDLDSLAESPESDFMSAVNEFVIEENPASPNIISDPQSPEMMVESLYSSVINAIDSRRMQDTSSCVKDVSAEKAPLSVCMEKCKIIAQDSKVHLKGIKDDLCHFRTLVQKEQCDFSNSLKCTSLEIVNVIEKVKLSLEETLKDKHQKELQSLKSEYEMKMNKLLEDGEENKKKIKKLKSDLLGLEEVIQNKNNEFAIVKNEKEAVICLQNEKDQKLLELECQMKTQNCEIKELRQSREIVLEDLKKLHVENDEKLQLLRAELQILEQSHLKELENNLQARHLQEFEKVIAEHKDCLDKLKKENQHRLEQMQESHAAVVQEKQQQVEELKLKVSDLSDLRCKLEVELALKEAETDEMRLLLEESRTQQQETLKSLIDKETESLRKEIDKLNNVIQVNNDEYQVGLSELRTLMTIEKDQCISELVDRHEEESKLLRTEISKITFLHQKTSEAEKRLSEQITELQSKLELEVVSLEKARTEKVALCEQQEKYEAIIHKLEEEKELLVSNQEQDRQFLIQKLNCEKEDAVQSACKEFQLQREAAEKGLLEKIQQLEMQVNQSPPTVSSTESSLVAELQEKLQEEKMKFLVQLEEQEKRKNEEMQNIRTSLTAEQQTNFNTVLAREKMKKENIINDLSDKLKSLTQQQEKDKDLIETLSEDRARLLEEKKKLEEEVNKLRSSNFTPSAYLAATSEACGACAPDIPTDTDRLVSDLTAEGRLDSTMETSMMAVHENVHISEEKQRIMLLERTLQLKEEENKRLNQRLMSQSMSSVSSRHSEKIAIRDFQVGDLVLIILDERHDNYVLFTVSPTLYFLHSESLAALDLKPASGASRRPWVLGKVMEKEYCQAKKAQNRFKVPLGTKFYRVKAVPWNKKV